The DNA window AACATGAATCCTAACTTCCATGTGTCATTATCGTGTTGGACACATGGCGTGATCTGGTTGGTCCATGTGGGCCGTTTTCGTTGGTCCACGTAGGAGGTCCACAAGGAAGTTCCAGTTGTTCTTGGAAATCCATTTAGAAAATAATATTACTTTAGGCCCAAATATCTTCTAGCAACATTGTTCTGATTATTTTAAAGCCTATTGTAAATAATTAAAGAGATATATTAGTTACACATCATAAATATATTTACATATTCCACAAATATAACATATTAGGCACAACAACAGTTCCAATAGCACGGCATCAGCCAAAATCCAAGTAAATGTAACTCGTTGATGACATATGCTCTCTTGTCTTCTCCAACGCAGACATGCACCAGGCAGGCCTCACACAAAATGAGCAAATCACTATTTAAAGTGTAACATAAAACAATACAACAGCACAGTTTGCATATCGATGCCCCGTCAGGAGGAGTGTATTTAGCGACCGAGGACTATCATCAACAGAATTCGAGCTTTCATCAACAAGAATCTTTGGGAAATAGCACCTCGTGCGAGGCCATGTCGAGGGAGGTTGAGGAAGGAGTGTTTAGAAGAAGAGGATCATTTTTAATGTCTCATCTGTTTCAACATTAATTTCTCGGAAGAGGTACTGTAGGTAGCCCATCGTGTCCCCGTGTCAAGGTAACGTCCAAGATGTTTCGTATACACCAAGGAATATGTCTCGACATTGACCATCGTATTGTAGTCCGTAGGACTCATCTTTTTGTTCAAAGGATCATAGGGGCTAAGGTGATCGAATCGAGTGAACCAAACTCACATTCTTGTCCTCAATTATCAATAGATGCAAATCAAATCAAGTAATTCAAAACTCACATCTTATTTCTTGATTTTGATTGATGCCCAATAGAAGTTATAATCACACTTCATATCATTTGGACTTCTATTGGAAGCTTAGGATGGATTCTTTTGCCACCACATTCATCTTTGATAAAATGCAGGGCTTTCTACCTAAGGAGGCGATGGGTTGAAAGAAACCCATTTCCCTTGTGACCCGAACTCGGAATTGTTCCTATAACCCATAGAGTTACACATCCTCTTCACTAATGGGACCATGGACGTTCTTGAATTGCTCTATCCAGAGATCAAGCTACCCACTCCATGAGCTTGAAGTTTCATCccaattcatcacaaggatcaTGCTCATCCTAGATATCTCCAAAATCTATTGTTCGTTGTGCCAAGTCGCTACGAGTCATACGATCATCTAAGGGTTTCCCATCATAGATGCCTTTTAGGATGGTTGTATTTGGTTCTGCTTATCATAATATCTATGCAGGGGTCCGTAGTTCTATTTGTCCACTAACCTTGCAGTTTGAACGACGATAAGTCAACAAATAGTGGTGAAACTGGAAACTACATCACAATTGATAGCTGCAGGATGAATCCCACATGAGCGAGCTTGTGACCATAAATAAAGCATTGCCGAGAGATAGCCCGGATTTTCTTTAAAAAATAATAAATAAGTAAAAAAATATTGCTCCTAAAACAAGAACATGTTTTTAGGATAGTATGCACCTTCGGGTATCCTTGATTCTTACTATTTCAGGTTAACATTAAGAAGAGCCGGGGACATACCATGCCCGAGAATATGGGGCTGCATCAATTGTACATATTGATGCTCTCTAGTGATGCAACACACTCGAAAGGAGAGACCGAGATTGCACATTTGACTTTTATACAAAAGTCCAAGTGTGGAGGAAATCGTTGAGCATCTTGTTGCAAGTTCCAGTCATACCAGTCGTACCAAGAAGTATCCTGGTTTATAAAAGGTGTCAGCTCTGGCTTGTTTTAAAAAAgtgaagagagagagagagagagagagagagagggaaaacaAGATAgatgaaaaaaagagagagagaaaggggagaAACAAAGAAGAAGAGAGTAAGAGTAAGCCAGCATGATCCACAAGGATCAAAGGCTGCATTATGAGCGGGCCTCCAAGGCATGGCATTGCACCTTGATAGATATTATTTCGCCGCCAGCTCCACCCAGCCTTGCTCTCGTTTACGCTTCCAAAGTCTTGGCATAATCATCATCCACTCTCAGCTTTGCGTAGCTTCGCTCCAGCAGCTCCTGCGCATTATGCAAGAGGAATGCTCCTCTTCCTTTCTATGCCTTTGCTGCTTCTCTCCGATTGTCACTTGTTCGCATGCATGGAAGGAGACGTACTTTGCGCAACATTCAcaaataaatccgcaagcgcaacTGGACGCATTAAAATAGCGCAAAACATCGTCTCTGAAGTCTAAACTGAAGCAATGCATGAATTGTGCACCTAGTTTCAAATGCGTCCGGTTGCAAGGGTACAGCTAGTTGCAAGGTTTGAAACCTTTTCAACAAAGGTCTCTGGAATAGTTTACCGAGGTCCAACTAGCTAGAAACTGGTTGTTTCAGCTTCAATTAAACCACACAACTACTCAACTACGCAGCTCATGCTCGAGAGCGTGCGAAGAATATTACAAGGACAAAGTTCTCTAGTCTCGTGTTGACTGAGGGACTGCCAAGAACCGACTTACAACTTCACATAAACTTACATGAAAGACAACCAGCGCCCTTGTGACGATAGCTTATGAGCAAAGAATTAGCTCGCCTTTTGTAGCATTTCTTACCTCTGTATCCGTCATTTCAATTCTGATTTCCATTTGCCTCAGCTCATTGATAGTTACATCAATGGCATTGCTTGTCACGTCTCTGTTTTCAACAGTTGTGTTACTACCTTCTGTAATACTTTCAGACGAGCTCAGCTGATCTGCCTCTTCCTTGGCTGCAGGAAAACTGCTAATGTTGTCTTCAGCAACACATTCCCTCACAGCTTTCCATTCTAGCCTTCTTAAGAAACATTCTTCAATATCATCCAGCGACGTGTCTTCATTGTCATTTTCAAATccaatgaaaggcaaatggcaGTCAATTGACGTGTGCCTCCTGGACGCACCAATTAGCTGTTCATTGTCGACTCTTAGTGCAGCAGCCTTGTCAATATCTTTTGGTCTTTTGTGATCATCGCAGTTACAGTTCTCACTGCCACTATCATTTTCATCATCCTGTTGGTCATGACCCTCCTCATCGATTTCTTCAGAtaaagatgatgaagatgaaaATGATGAATAGGCTCCTGCATCATCATCGTCACGTTCCCGAAGTGTTTTGAGAATCAAGGTCTTGAGCAAGTTCATGACTTGAACAGCATGCATCAGAGCAGTCAGCGGATCGGACATCTGATTGGAGGAAAATTTCAGTTCTCTTGTTAGCGCTTGTGTCAATAAACAAGGTTGATCTGTTAGAGGGCAATACCTGTGTCATATTAGGTGCAAAAACCATGGCAACATTTCTCGCATTCATCTTATTTGACTCCTCTTCCTCAACAACATCAGCCATGAGCTCTACGACCCAATGAAGAAGTGCAGCTTGAGTTGGTGGAAGAAGCTCCACGAGCTCAATGCACTGCTCCTCTGTGTTGCAGTGAAGGACTTGCTCAGGTGAGAGGCTGTCAAGCACACCCTCAGGGAGTTCTCTGAACCAGGCCTGTATCACATGTGCAGTACATAATGTAAAAGATCAGACCACAGGAGATTCAGTGCCATTGCTCCATTCACGGTTTCAGGATTGCTCTAGTGCCAATGTTTAAAGGAATATATGCTAACAGCACTATCAAGTATATTAAAACTATTCCCATACAGAGGACAGCATTgttgatttttattttttaagaAAGCCATGTGCAAtgggaaaaaaggaaaaagtaTGCAGATAACATGACTTCATGACTTCCGGATTAAAAATCAGGATATATACAGGGTTCAACTAAACTAACAAGAAGCATCATCAGACTTATTTTTCTTCTGAAAACAAGCATACATCAGATCTAGGGAGCCCAACTTCATCTTAAGATCTGAAAAGGTTAACTTAAGAGTTACAGACTCTCAGGTCACACCTATGTCAATAAAATTAGATAACTAGCATTCAATCTGTACTGCTCCATCTGCCTAAAATGTATGCAGTTTTGACTCCCAAATGAGGGTGTAGTCTACAAGAGATCTTCTATCACAACATGTTGGTTAACTCTGAAATTTCAGACTAAAAGTTTTTTcatggaaagaaaaaaaaaacaagaacTGCCAACACATCACCCCAGTATTTGAAAACTTTGAGCACAGATTCTAAAATGGCATCCATTTGTATATTGAATAGCATTTCAACAAGCATATTTTAGTACTAGTACCGATTTTAGGTGCTTGAATTAAGAAACATCTAACCAATTTGGTTTGGCTCTTCCAATAAAAGAACAACAAGACTGAACAAGTGAACAGGCAATCAGGCATGGCTTATATACAGAAAAGGCACAAGCGTTATAAGATGCAGAATGCTGCTCATGCCTCAAGACTAACACATCAGGCTCACCTTCCAACTTGACAGGACATTATCAAACGGCTTTTGTTTCAGTGTCTTGAAATTTCTTTTAAGAGAAGTATGAGAATACTAAGGCGAAAATGCTTGTTAATTCCTAGAGTAAATTTCTACTAATGACCATCGTTTTTCTGATTAATTGGGTACAAACAAATATATTAAACATTTAATGCCAGCACATCGGTTTTCATCTGTTTGATTGCCCAGACACACCAGCAAGGCATTGCCGCTTACCTTGATCAAACTGGCCAGGCAATGCACGTCGATATCGTCAGGCACGATACCACTGTTGAGCTGCTCCCTGACATGCTCCTCCTGGCTGTTCTCCGGGGTGATCCGGAAGATGCCCTCTGCCTGAAATTCCAAAAATAAATAGGAAAAATACTTAATTCAACTGCGCTCGGACACCTGTGCAGCTTCCAAACCCCTATTGATAAGGCTTGAACGACCGAAAGGCTCGTACCTTGAGTCCATCCTGCGCGTACAGCCGCTCCTGCATGAGCAGGAGGATCTTGGGCACTGAGTTCCCCTTGTCGTCGTAGCCGCACTGCATCGACTCCGGCGACACCCCGAACACGCTCGCGCTGCACGAATTCAAAAAAGGTAAACGTTAGTAATCGAGGCAGCTTGGGATTGAACATTCGGGCCTCAGCTGGGCACACGAGGAGTGAACAGAGGCCGTGTTCCCAGAcacgcacccccccccccccccaaccgaCCTGGCGCTGGGGACCTGGCCGGGGATCTCGAGCTCGAACTCGACGGGGAGGCCGAGGAAGCCGTGAAGGCGGTCAAAGGTGACGTGCGCGACGTGGCGGACGTCGGTGGGCCAGCCGATCTCCATCCCCCAGGACGCCCCCGCGGGGTCGTCGGCGTCCGCCATCTGGCACGGCAGCACCACCGACTTGCGGAGCGCGGCGAGCACCAGCGCCAGCAcctgcccctgcccctgctgctgcccctcctccgccttcccctcgcctcccccaccgcccccgccgccgcagccgggcGCCATCACCACCTCGACCATGGCGTCCCACCCGTCGCTGGCCGCCGTGGCTCCTCACGGGCGCTCGATTGAGCTGGGCTGAGCTGAGCTGAGTTGAGTGATGCAGGGTGAGGAGTGAGGGCAGCCTCGATTTGGGGAAAGAGGTGGCCTTTTAAACGTGGTCAGGCAGGAGAGACGGGGCTTTTGGTTCTGTGTCGTTGCGGTTGCGATCCGCGAATTTGAATTGGGGGGAAAGCTCGTGGGGCCCAGGACCAgaccgcggggggggggggggggggctccaaCGGCCGTGAAATTCGAATGTCCGGCCGGCTTGTTTTGCATCTGGGTACCTTGAGTTTTACCATATATCGCAAGGGTAACAACTGCCTATAAGGACCGTGTCAAAAAAATTGTGTCCAAAGATTAGAGATATTATCGGAGATAATATCTTTTTAACGAACATAGAGAGGATGGTTTCATTTCCATAAAATTGTTATCATGACTAAAGTGTAGTTCTTTGAACCCAAAATAAGCATAAATCCCGTAATATGAATGCAAAAATTTGGTGTTTTTACCAATCAATAGAAGAATAGAGACAAGACTAGAGATGGAAGCACAACATGAAGCCAACCAAAACTCGgtaatctctctctctctctctctctctctctctctaagaCAAATGGAACTATGTACACATATTCTAGCCCTATGTTCCATTTGTATTTTGCACCGTGACTAACtaagttctttttttttctatcCATGTGTTTGTTTGCGTTTGCAGTTTTTCCTTTGTGGGTCTCACAGACTCACACTAGCTTATGTTGTGCATCCATGACTTGGTCCAATTTGGTAAAAGAAGATAGACAAATTTTAGTTGTTACATAAGCGAGCAGTCTTTCGTTAAAGTTTAAGCTATGTTTTTTTTAGCTAAAACACATCCATCCACCATAGTTCGTGTGTATAGTTTGACAATCGTGCAGGTCATTCACTGATTCACCTTGCCTA is part of the Panicum hallii strain FIL2 chromosome 2, PHallii_v3.1, whole genome shotgun sequence genome and encodes:
- the LOC112882157 gene encoding rho GTPase-activating protein 2-like, producing MVEVVMAPGCGGGGGGGGEGKAEEGQQQGQGQVLALVLAALRKSVVLPCQMADADDPAGASWGMEIGWPTDVRHVAHVTFDRLHGFLGLPVEFELEIPGQVPSASASVFGVSPESMQCGYDDKGNSVPKILLLMQERLYAQDGLKAEGIFRITPENSQEEHVREQLNSGIVPDDIDVHCLASLIKAWFRELPEGVLDSLSPEQVLHCNTEEQCIELVELLPPTQAALLHWVVELMADVVEEEESNKMNARNVAMVFAPNMTQMSDPLTALMHAVQVMNLLKTLILKTLRERDDDDAGAYSSFSSSSSLSEEIDEEGHDQQDDENDSGSENCNCDDHKRPKDIDKAAALRVDNEQLIGASRRHTSIDCHLPFIGFENDNEDTSLDDIEECFLRRLEWKAVRECVAEDNISSFPAAKEEADQLSSSESITEGSNTTVENRDVTSNAIDVTINELRQMEIRIEMTDTEVRNATKGELILCS